The sequence below is a genomic window from Nitrospira sp..
CCCCACCTTCACCGCGTCGACTCCGACTTTCAACAGATCCTTCGCCGCCTCTGCCGTCCCGATGTTTCCCGCAACCAGTTCAAGATCTGGATACAACTTCTTGATCATTTTCGCGGTATTCAGCACGGCCTGTGAATGGCCGTGGGCTGTATCGATCACCACAAGGTCCACGCCTGCCTTCTTCAACAAGGTCACGCGCTCTTCCGTATCCTGCCCAACACCGACTGCCGCCCCAACCCGTAAGCGTCCATGTCCGTCCTTGCAGGCATTGGGATACTTAATCCGCTTTTCAATATCCTTGATGGTGATGAGGCCTTTCAATTCATACTGCTTGTTGACGACCGGCAACTTTTCGATCCGATGTTCATGAAGGATCTCTCGCGCTTTCTCGAGACTGGTCCCTTCCGGCGCCGTCACCAACCGATCCCGCTTCATCACCTGCGACACTTTCAGATCCATTCTGCTCTCAAACCGTAAGTCTCGGTTGGTCAGAATCCCCACCAGCTTGCGACCCTTGGTGACGGGAATCCCTGAAATCCGATATTTCGCCATGAGCTGATGCGCGTCTCGAATGGTTTCATCAGGAGAAATCGTGACCGGATCCATAATCATCCCGCTCTCAGACTTCTTGACCCGATCCACCTCTATGGCTTGATCCGCCGGAGACAAGACTCGATGAATAATGCCAATCCCCCCCTCACGAGCCATCGCAATCGCCAATCGTGACTCGGTCACCGTATCCATGGCCGCGCTGACCAACGGAATATTGACCCGAATGTTTCGCGAGACGAACGTGCTTGTATCGACTTCATTAGGGAGAATCTGTGACTTGGCCGGCACTAGAATCACGTCATCGTAGGTCAGTCCCAGTCGCGGCTCTTTATCCAGCATTGTTCCCTCGTCAGACCTTTTGAGTTCGTTGCGCTTTATCCAACTCAGCCAATTCCTCTGCCTCGTCTTGCAATCGTTCGCTGCCCTCGTCCGCCGGCATGAACTGCTGCACTCGTGTATTGCCGCTGTCGACGACAAACACACTGCCTTTGGCATCAACGGCAATCCCGTACGGGAAATTAAACTGCCCGTCACCGTTGCCGAACCCACCCCACTGCGTGATGAAATTACCCTCGCGGTCGAACTTTTCGATCCGATGATTTCCCGTATCCGTCACATACACATCCCCGGCTCCATCGACCGTGATCCCCCAAGGCGAGCGCAGTTGTCCTGCCTCCTGCGCCAAGGAGCTGCTGGCATGCCCGGCGGCCGGACTTCCTCCCCATTTCGTCAAGAGCTGGGGCAAGACGTTGGTACTGGTATCGAATTTCTGAATGCGGTGATTGCCCATGTCGACGACATAGACCGTTCCATCCTCTTGGTCGACAGCCACTCCGCGTGGGAAATAAAACTGCCCATCTCCGTTGCCGAAGCTGCCCCACGCCATGATGAACTCACCTGCCATGTCGAACTTCTGTACTCGGAAATTGGCACTATCGACGACATAGACATATCCACGCACACGATCGACCGCAATGCCCCATGGGGCATTGAACTGCCCCTCGCCATTCCCACGCGAGCCGAATTTCATCAGGTAGCCACCCAGTTTTCCGTCGAACTTCTGCACCCGATGGTTGTTGGTATCGACCACCCAGACATCGCCCTTCCCGTCGCAGGCAATACCGGTCGGGTTATGGAAGTTGGCATTCGCGGAACCGAAACTCCCCCACAGGATGATGAAGTTGCCCGCACTGTCGAATTTCTGCACGCGATTGTTGCCGTTGTCTACGACGAACAGCGATCCCTGCTGATCCACGCAGAGGCCGTACATCGGCGCCATGAATTCTCCGCCGTGCAACAACGACGCACCGCGACCAGGCTTCCCCCACTTTGCTACACAGAGATAGCCGGAGGTATTGACGAGAATGGTCGCACTCGCTGGGGTCGAGATATTGTTCCCAATATCCTTGAACCACACGTAAATCGTCTTCTGCCCGTCGGCCGGAGACAAAATGAACGGAATGGTCGCTCCAAACTTGATCGCCAGCGTCACATCCACCCACCCCGGTGTGCCTGCCATGGGCGTCAATGGACTCTCGGAGATGAAGTAGGCCGCGACTCCTGTATCCAAATCCGTCGCCGAAATCGTCACCACAACATCCGGAGAGTTCGTCATGAACGCCCCATGGTTGATCACAGCGTAAGGATTTTGTGGTGCCGTGATATCAATGAGCACCGGCGTGGCCGTCACCTCTTCGGATAACCCGCTTTCCGTCCCATCTTCAAAGGATGCCGTCACGGCATAAAAATAGGGGGTATCGTTCGTAAGACCTTCATGCGTGTAGGGATTCGTCACCCCCTCGATCTTGGTGGCTCCCTCAATCGTGATGTGGGGTGAAGTACTAAAATAGAGATTGTACGACTGAGCGCCTGACACCTCCATCCAACTCAGGAAGACCTCTGTATCACCCGCCTTGACGGCAAGGCTACGAGGTGGCTGCACCACCCCGGCATCCGCTGCTTGCGCCGGTTGCTCTTTGCCGCGATTCAACTCCTCTTCGGTCGGTACGTACTTGAGAATGCGATTATTCCCGCTATCGACGACGAACACACAACCTTCTTTGTCCACGGC
It includes:
- the guaB gene encoding IMP dehydrogenase, whose translation is MLDKEPRLGLTYDDVILVPAKSQILPNEVDTSTFVSRNIRVNIPLVSAAMDTVTESRLAIAMAREGGIGIIHRVLSPADQAIEVDRVKKSESGMIMDPVTISPDETIRDAHQLMAKYRISGIPVTKGRKLVGILTNRDLRFESRMDLKVSQVMKRDRLVTAPEGTSLEKAREILHEHRIEKLPVVNKQYELKGLITIKDIEKRIKYPNACKDGHGRLRVGAAVGVGQDTEERVTLLKKAGVDLVVIDTAHGHSQAVLNTAKMIKKLYPDLELVAGNIGTAEAAKDLLKVGVDAVKVGVGPGSICTTRIVSGAGMPQLTAIADCAKVLRGTGVPVIADGGIKFSGDIAKALAAGASSVMLGGLFAGTEESPGETVLYQARTYKVYRGMGSIGAMERGGGDRYGQGGRPAQKLVPEGIEGRVPYKGSLAAVVYQLVGGVRSGMGYCGCKSIPDLQKNATFIRQSVAGLRESHVHDVIITKEAPNYRMDWE
- a CDS encoding SMP-30/gluconolactonase/LRE family protein, with the translated sequence MNAWLCDDLHRFNRRLCIDGLQGEWGGGDSVTEEEELPLPPQNVHAKSGNGRVTITWDPVPDAMYYNLYFQTTKGVQIKFSELTRPIAGPEDFKSAIGVKKDKATCLEGASSPYVHDDLANGTCYHYVVTVVTPKGESLESQEVMAIPSPYLLAMVIGCEGVGDGELSSPTGIALDKEGNLYVADTDNHSIQKFDKTGKFLARWGGEPSSQEGQFYYPRGLAVGPDDVVYVADSGNNRVQKFDLEGNAQKAWGKFGFAWRGAEMGRFDVPWGITTDQDGNVYVSDTSNARIQKFQPDGQPLLKWGRDGSFDGAFFFPRGVAVDFVGNIYVADESNNRIQKFDTRGSFLTKWGREGSGPGQFRSPWGIACDALGNVYVVDSGNHRIQKFDGNGTFLCSFGNRGKTEGQLNFPYGIAVDKEGCVFVVDSGNNRILKYVPTEEELNRGKEQPAQAADAGVVQPPRSLAVKAGDTEVFLSWMEVSGAQSYNLYFSTSPHITIEGATKIEGVTNPYTHEGLTNDTPYFYAVTASFEDGTESGLSEEVTATPVLIDITAPQNPYAVINHGAFMTNSPDVVVTISATDLDTGVAAYFISESPLTPMAGTPGWVDVTLAIKFGATIPFILSPADGQKTIYVWFKDIGNNISTPASATILVNTSGYLCVAKWGKPGRGASLLHGGEFMAPMYGLCVDQQGSLFVVDNGNNRVQKFDSAGNFIILWGSFGSANANFHNPTGIACDGKGDVWVVDTNNHRVQKFDGKLGGYLMKFGSRGNGEGQFNAPWGIAVDRVRGYVYVVDSANFRVQKFDMAGEFIMAWGSFGNGDGQFYFPRGVAVDQEDGTVYVVDMGNHRIQKFDTSTNVLPQLLTKWGGSPAAGHASSSLAQEAGQLRSPWGITVDGAGDVYVTDTGNHRIEKFDREGNFITQWGGFGNGDGQFNFPYGIAVDAKGSVFVVDSGNTRVQQFMPADEGSERLQDEAEELAELDKAQRTQKV